From a single Anomaloglossus baeobatrachus isolate aAnoBae1 chromosome 4, aAnoBae1.hap1, whole genome shotgun sequence genomic region:
- the LOC142303382 gene encoding polyadenylate-binding protein 1-B-like yields MAEPQQVSGTSLYIGNLHPDVSEVVLYEKFRPAGPIVSIRVCRDPLSRRSYGYAYVNFQSAGAAQRVVETMNYDVIRGWPARIMWSLHDPSLYKSGVFVKNLDPSTDNNALHETFSTFGNILSVNVMGDKNRCGFVHFESQAAAEKAIEMMNGVPLKDRILSVGHFKSRSKRVVECRARASTDFTNIYVKNFAQDLDDEQLKQLFNHYGRMLSVKVMMDEDGKSKGFGFVNFESHENAVKAVEEMNGKDINGRAIYVGRAQNKVERHFELKRKFEQLKLERIIQSQGANLYVKNLDLSIDDERLRKEFSPYGTITSAKIMMEGGRSKGFGFVCFSSPQEATKALAKMSGRIIAMKPLYVSLAQRKEERQARLTDQHMERLANKRVATNPHNPCQLPVYKTMPPITPVQNNSSYCKNRQIAQVRPSPPWKLQRERVCLFQNMPRPIQCPTPRLPTFDAIRSTLSVDISTQTTGLQPISTSTSHSVCQYKYNAGARNLQQLINQPRLTMQQPVVHAEGTFKATMLSSASPEEQKEMLGEHLFPLIQAIHPTKANKITGMLLELDNSELLHMLESPESLRSMVEEADEVLQAHQAINK; encoded by the coding sequence ATGGCCGAGCCTCAGCAAGTGTCGGGCACGTCCCTGTACATCGGCAACCTGCACCCAGACGTGTCGGAGGTGGTGCTGTATGAGAAGTTCCGTCCTGCGGGCCCCATCGTCTCCATCCGGGTGTGCAGGGACCCGCTGAGCCGCAGGTCGTACGGCTATGCTTACGTCAACTTCCAGAGTGCAGGGGCCGCCCAGCGTGTGGTGGAGACCATGAACTATGACGTCATCCGCGGCTGGCCGGCGCGCATTATGTGGTCTCTACACGACCCCTCCCTGTACAAGAGTGGGGTGTTCGTCAAGAACCTGGACCCTTCCACTGATAATAATGCCCTGCATGAGACTTTTTCTACATTTGGAAACATATTGTCTGTCAACGTCATGGGTGATAAAAATCGATGCGGATTTGTTCATTTTGAGAGCCAAGCGGCTGCTGAGAAAGCCATAGAGATGATGAACGGCGTCCCATTAAAGGACCGCATATTATCAGTGGGACACTTCAAGTCACGCAGTAAGCGGGTGGTTGAGTGTAGAGCCAGAGCGAGCACAGACTTCACCAACATATACGTCAAGAACTTTGCACAAGACCTGGATGATGAGCAGCTGAAGCAACTGTTTAACCATTATGGCCGTATGCTTAGCGTTAAAGTCATGATGGATGAAGATGGGAAGTCAAAAGGATTCGGCTTTGTCAACTTTGAGAGTCATGAGAATGCGGTAAAAGCTGTGGAAGAAATGAACGGCAAGGACATAAATGGTAGGGCCATTTACGTAGGCCGAGCCCAGAACAAGGTGGAGAGACATTTTGAGCTCAAAAGAAAGTTTGAACAATTGAAGCTGGAAAGGATCATACAAAGCCAGGGTGCCAACCTCTACGTTAAAAATCTGGACCTCAGTATTGATGATGAAAGACTTCGAAAAGAGTTCTCTCCGTATGGTACCATCACCAGTGCCAAGATAATGATGGAAGGTGGGCGCAGCAAAGGATTTGGCTTTGTGTGTTTCTCCTCTCCACAAGAGGCAACCAAAGCTTTGGCCAAAATGAGCGGTAGAATCATCGCTATGAAACCGCTATATGTTTCCCTGGCACAGCGCAAGGAGGAGCGTCAAGCTCGTCTAACAGACCAGCATATGGAAAGGTTGGCCAATAAGAGAGTGGCAACCAACCCACATAACCCTTGCCAGTTACCTGTGTACAAAACCATGCCACCTATTACACCAGTTCAGAATAATTCTTCATATTGTAAAAATAGACAGATCGCTCAAGTTAGGCCAAGTCCACCTTGGAAGTTACAGCGTGAACGAGTTTGCTTGTTTCAGAATATGCCAAGGCCCATCCAATGCCCTACTCCTAGACTTCCAACATTTGACGCAATAAGATCAACTCTGAGTGTTgacatttcaacacaaacaaccggGCTGCAACCTATATCTACTTCCACAAGTCACTCAGTCTGTCAGTATAAATATAATGCTGGTGCCCGTAATCTACAGCAACTTATTAATCAACCACGGCTTACTATGCAGCAGCCTGTCGTCCATGCAGAAGGGACCTTCAAAGCCACTATGCtgtcctcagcttctccagaggagCAGAAAGAAATGCTGGGCGAGCACCTCTTCCCTCTGATCCAAGCCATACATCCTACAAAGGCCAACAAGATAACTGGAATGTTACTAGAGCTTGATAATTCAGAACTGCTCCACATGCTTGAGTCACCAGAATCCCTCCGCTCCATGGTAGAGGAAGCTGATGAAGTACTGCAAGCCCATCAGGCAATAAACAAGTAA